Sequence from the Kineosporia succinea genome:
TGTCGCGGCGATCGGCGAAGACCCGGACGCGGCAGGTGAGCGGTACGGACACCGACCGGGAGTCGGCGGACCGTTCTCGTACCTGGTCAAGGGCACGGGCACGGTGACGAAGGTGGACGACGGCAGTGCCACGACCCCTCTGACCGTGCGGCTCGAGGGCACCGACGACGACGTGAACATCGGCACCGGCCAGGTGATCGCGGGCACCGCCCTGCGCGACGCGGTGGGCTTCATCAGCTTCAGCGACTTCAGCAACCAGCTCGACTACGCCGACGTGGCCACGCAGCTCAACGACCGGGTGCGCTCCGACGTGCTCGATCATCTGCCCACCGACCGGAAAGAGCTGGAGGGCAAGCAGATCACGTTCAGCGGGGCGTTCTCTTCGCTGGTGCCGGGAACGGCGATGATCGTGCCGGTCACGCTCGAGGTGACGCCGTGAGCTCCGCGATTCTGCGGGCCGAGAGCATCAGCAAGAACTACGGCGGTGTGCACGCCCTGCATGACGTCACGTTCGAGGCCCACCAGGGCCGGGTCAACGTGCTCGTCGGCGAGAACGGCGCGGGCAAGTCGACGCTGATGAAGATTCTCTGCGGTGCCGAACAGCCCACCTCGGGAACGATTCTGCTGAACGGAGAGCCGGTCGACATCGGCGGCCCCCGCACCGCCATGTCGCTGGGCATCGGAATCATCCATCAGGAGCTCAGCCTCTTTCCCAACCTGTCGATCGCCGAAAACCTCTTCGCCGGAAAGGAACTGAAGTCACGCGGCTTCAGCGACCTCAAGACCCAGCGCCCCCGGGCCCACGCCGTGCTCGAGCGCCTCGGCCAGGGCCACCTGAATCCCGACCGCCTGGTCGGCGAACTCCCCATCGGACAGCAGCAACTCGTCGAGATCGCCCGCGTGCTGCTGGAAGACGTCCGCATCCTGATCATGGACGAACCCACCTCGGCCCTGTCGAACCACGAGGTGGAAATCCTGTTCACGGTGATCGGCGACCTGCTGCGCGACGACGTCACGATCATCTACATCTCGCACAAGCTCGACGAGTTCCGGCGCATCGGAGATCACGTGACCGTGCTGCGCGACGGGCGCCTGGTGGCCCACGAGTCGATGGAACACACCGACACGGCCTGGATCGTGCGGCAGATGGTTGGCCGCGACCCCGAAAGCCTGTTCACCCGAAACCACTCCCCCCTCGGTGAAACCCTGCTCGAGGTAGATCATCTCACGATTCCCGGACCGCGAAGACCAATCGTGGACGACGTGTCACTCCGCGTGCGCGCGGGTGAGGTCGTCGGCATCTACGGCCTGATGGGAGCCGGCCGCACGGAGCTGATGGAAGCCCTGATGGGGCTGCGGGCAACCTCTTCCGGCACCGTCACGGTCAAGGGACGCCCCGAGCCGAAGGCCACCGTGCGCGCCCGGCTCGCCGCCGGGCTGGCCCTGGTGCCGGAGGACCGGCAGCGCGACGGCCTGGTTCAGACCCTGTCGGTACGCGACAACATCGTGCTCTCGATCATCGGCCGTCTCACCCGGGGCGGGTTGTTCCGGCGCGGCGCGCAGACGCGGGCGGCCCGGGCCAAGGTCGACGAACTGGCCATCAAGGTGGGCGATCTCGGCCTGGCGGTGACCTCACTGAGCGGCGGCAACCAGCAGAAGGTGGTCCTGGCCCGGGCCATGCTCACCGACCCGGTGGTGCTGCTGCTCGACGAGCCGACCCGGGGTGTGGACGTCGGCGCGAAGAGCCAGATCGCCGAGGAGATGGCCGGTCTCGCCGAGGCCGGGTTCGGCGTGCTGTTCATCTCCTCGGAGCTGGCCGAGGTCGTCGCGATCGCCGACCGGGTGCTGGTGATGGCCGCGGGCCGGCTGACCGCGGAGTTCGACGCCGACTCGATCACCGAGCAGGCCCTGGTGACGGCCTCTTCCAGCCAGAGCGTTCCTGACCAGGAGGTCTCGTCATGAGCGACACCGACGTCGCGACGCCGGTCGTGAAGCCCGGCCCGGCGCCGCGGCGGGCGGGCAGAACCGCCCGGCTCGCCCTGCTCCTGCTGCGAGGCCGCACGGTGATCGTGCTGATCGCGCTCATGATCCTTTTCGGCTCGATCTCCGGCGAGTACCTCAGCTCCGGAAACCTGATCCTGATGACCAAACACGTGGCCATCAACGCCATCCTGGCCATCGGCGTCACGTTCGTCATCCTGACCGGCGGCATCGACCTGTCCGTCGGTTCCATCGCAGGCCTGGCCAGCATGATCTGCGGCGGCCTGCTCTTCACCGGCCTGGCCCTGCCCGGCGGTTCCACGATGTTCCTGTCGGTCGGGGCGGTGATCCTGGCCGGCGTCGTGGTGGGCGCCCTGGTCGGCTGGGTCAACGGGGTGCTGATCACCCGGTTCAAGGTCGCGCCGTTCATCGCCACACTCGGCATGCTCTACGTGGCAAGGGGTTTCGCCCAGCTGCGCAGCAACGGCGGCACCTACCCGAACCTGGCCGGCACGCCGGGACGCGGCAACACCGGGTTCCACGTCATCGGGGTGGACGAGTGGCTGGGCATCCCGGTCGCCGTCTGGATCATGATCGCGGTGGCCGTGGCGGCCATCGTCGTGACCACGCGCACCCCGTTCGGCCGCCGGGTCTACGCCGTCGGCGGCAACGAGCGGGCGGCCGAGCTGGCGGGCATCCGCACCGGCCGGATCAAGATCGCGGTCTACATGATCAGCGGGGCCTGCGCCGCCCTCGCCGGCCTGCTGCTCACCTCCGAACTCGGCGCCGCCTACCCCGACACCGCCACCACCTACGAGCTGAACGCCATCGCGGCGGCGGTTCTCGGCGGCACGGCCCTGTCGGGAGGACGCGGCACGATCGCCGGCACGGTGCTCGGCGCGTTCGTCATCGGCTTTCTTGCGGACGGGCTGGTGCTCGTCGGCGTCTCGACCTTCTGGCAGTCGGTGGTCAAGGGCGCGGTGATCATCGTCGCCGTGGTCACCGAGCACGCCCAGCAACGCCTCCAGACGTCCCTCAGTGAAAGGACCTCCTCGTGAAGCTCCACCGTGCGAAGGCCAGGAGTGCGAAGGCCAGGAGTGTGAAGCCCGGCCGGGTGCTGTTTCCCGTGACCCTGACCGTCGTGCTCGCCCTGACCGCTGCCTGTGGCTCCGACAGCTCCTCGGAAGGCGACGGCGACACCGCCGCCGCTCCGAAGTCCAACCTCATCGTCGTCATCACCCCCTCTCCCGACAACGTGTTCTTCAAGGCCGAGCAGGACGCGGCGGCCGCCAAGGCCGAGGAACTGGGCTACGAGACGCTGGTTCTCAGCCACGACGACGACCCGACCAAGCAGAGCCAGGAGTTCGACACCGCGATCTCCCGCAAGGCGGCCGCGATCATCCTCGACAACGCCGGGGCCGACGTGACCGAGACGGCCGTGCAGAAGGCCAAGGACGCCGGCATCCCGTCGTTCCTGATCGACCGGGAGATCAACTCGACCGGGATCGCGGTGGCGCAGATCGTCTCGAACAACGCCCAGGGCGCGGCGCTCGGCGGGCAGGAGTTCGCCGAGCTGATGGACGGCAAGGGTGAGTACGCCGAGCTGACCGGCAAGGAGACCGACACCAACGCGGGAGTGCGGTCGAAGGGCTACCACGACATCCTCGACCAGTTCCCGGACCTGAAGATGGTGGCCCAGCAGACCGCCAACTGGGACCAGGCCGAGGCGCTCGCCAAGACCCAGACCATCCTCCAGGCCCACCCGAAGATCAAGGGCATCATCGCGGGCAACGACACGATGGCCCTGGGCGCGCAGGCGGCCCTCGACGCGGCGGGTAAGGACGACGTGGTCGTCGTCGGTTTCGACGGCAGTCCGGACGTGGTCGACTCGATCGAGAAGGACGCGATCAAGGCCACCGTGCTGCAACCCGCCAGCCAGATCGCGGAGATGGCGGTGGAGCAGGCCGACAGCTTCATCAAGACCGGCAAGGCCGCCCAGCCGGAGAAACAGTCGGTGGACTGCGTCCTGGTCACCGACGAGAACGCGGCGAAGGTCGAGGACTTCGCGGTCGCTTCCTGAGGGCCGTCTCGTAACGCTTCGATCTCACTCCGCGACAGACAGGTCCGGAAGGGGCATTCGATACCGAAGCATCCTCGGAAGGCTGTCATCATCTGAAAGGTGAGTACCGTCCCCCCGCCGCTGTCCGGGTACTACCGCGCGTTGATGCGGTCGTACCTGCTGTCAGCGAATCCCGATCTGGCCGGGACGGTGCACGCCTTCGCCACGCCGATCGAGAAGGGCGTGGACTCCGAAGAGCGACTCTGGACGGCCTGGGGCGAGGTGATCCGGCAGGCGTCGACACGCGCGTCCGACGACCAGACCCGGCTCGTCGACCTCGTCCGCTCGCTGCGCGACCGGGGCATCCGTCCCGACCCGTCGAAGCCCCATGTCATCTGGGGCCAGGTGCTGTGGACGGGTCTCCCGCTGCTGAACTCGCAGATGCGGGAGGCCTGGAACTGGGCCGCCCCGCCGGAGACCTCCGACTACACCTGGCGCAACGTCAACGGGCTGGCCGCCCGCCTGACCGTGGCCGGCATCGACTTCTCCCAGCTCGGGCTGTGGACCATCCGCTCCGCCCTGGAGGAGACCACCGAGGTCTCCACGGTCGAGCTGATGGCCGCGGCCGAGTGGTTCAAGTACCTCTCCGGCCCGCTGCGCAAGTGGTCGGAGGCCGACCGGCAGTTCGAGGGCCCCGACGACCCGGCCACGGCCCCCGGCAAGCTGCTGGTGGAAGAGGGCTTCACCACATCCGGCTTCAGTGCGACCCGCCTGGCCTACTGGCAACGCCGTATCCAGCAGGGCAGCACACAGCGATAGGGGTCACGGCAGAGGTCAGGGGCTGACGGATGTCGCCGATACTGGTCATATGCCAGCTGTGCAGCAGTCCGCTCTGATCGTGCCCGTGCCCGAGGTGGAGCCGGTGGTGGGCACCCACCGGGCCGGCCTCGACGCGAACGCGGTCAAGGGCGTGCCGGCCCACGTCACCGTGCTGTACCCGTTCCTGCCGCCGGCGCAGATCGACGACGAGGTCCGCGGCACCCTGCGCGACCTGTTCGCGACCCAGACCCCGTTCGACGTCACGTTCACCGAGGTGCGCTGGTTCGGCGACCAGGTGACCTGGCTGGCGCCCCAGCCCGACCTGGCGTTCCGTCAGCTCACCGCGGCGGTGTGGGGGCACTTCCCGGAGACTCCCCCGTACGCCGGTGAGCACGACGGCGACCACCCCCACCTCACGTTCGGGCACGGCCACCCGGTCGAGACCCTCAAGCAGGCCGCCGACGACGTGAGCCCACAGCTCCCCGTGTCGGCGACCATCGCGTCCGTTCATCTGATCGCCGGTTCGGACGCGCCCGACTCCTGGCGCCCGGTCGAGGTGTTCACGCTGGGCAACCAGGTCTGAGCCGTCCGGGGAGTCCTGCCCGGTTGCCACGGGCCGGTGGGGGAAGCCGGTTGAGAAGGCTCAGGCCGCACTCGATGTGAGAGATGTGGACCACTCACGCACCCGGCCGGTTCTGAAGGTCGCGCTGGCGCTCACGCTGCTGGCCCTCGTCATGGTGACGCCGATGCTGGCCTTCAACCTCACCGGCGAGAAGACGGCCCTCGGGCTCAACTACACGCTGCGCAGCGCGCAGCTGGCCAGCGGCAAGTCGACGACGGCCCGCTGGAACCCGTGCCAGAAGGCGATCGTGTGGCGCGTGAACATGGCGGGCTGGCCGGCCTCCAAACGCCCGGCCATGCTGAAGCAGATCCAGACGTCGGTGGCACGCGTGGCCAAGGTGACCGGCATGAAGTACCGCTACGCCGGCACCACCACGTTCATCCCGCGTCAGGAGAACCTGGCCTCGGCGCCCGCCGACATCGTGGTGGCGGTGATCGACCCGAAGAAGACCAACTTCTCGTTCAGCGAGAACTCTCTCGGCTACGGGGGCGTGCTCTGGGCGACCTGGTACGGCAGCAGCGGCGAGGGCGCCGCCGTGGTGCGGGGTTACGCCGTGCTCATCCCGAGCGGGATGAACAAGCTGAAGCCGGGTTTCGGGACGGGCAACAAGCAGGGCAACGTGGTGCTGCACGAACTGGCCCACGCCGCCGGGCTCGACCATGTGCGCAGCAAGGCCCAGCAGATGTACCCCGACCTCACCGCGAAGTCGCCGAACGGGCTGGCGCCGGGCGACGTCCAAGGTCTGCAGAAGATCGGTTCCAAGGCCGGCTGCATCGACGTGCCCTCGCGCGTGAACATCACCGACTACAACTGAGCCACCGGCAAGACTGGCCCTCAGAAGGACTTAGCTACTGGCGAGGCTGGTCTTCAGTCGGTTGGCGCAGTGCCGATGACCATCCCCATGGGGGCATTGTGGCTACGGCTACGTCAATGGTGGGGCTTGCACGCGGGGGCCCGGTTCTTCGTGACCCTGGCCGCGATCAGCCTGGTTCCGGTGGTCGCACTGGGCACCGTGATGGCGACGCAGTACCGCACGGAGCTGCGTGACCGGGGAGTCGCGCAGGGACGGCTGCAGGCGGCGCTGATCTCGAGGCTGATCACCGACACACAGCTGGAGTCGGTGACGCTGAAAGACGGTGTCACGGTTCGGGAACGCAGCCGGCTCGACCGGCTCGCCGACACCCAGGTGGACAGCGGTGTCATCTCCCGCTTCCGGCTTCGGGGCCCCGACCTGCGCATCGTCTACAGCTCGGACGGTTCCGGCCTGCGCTACGGCCCGGCCGTCGGCGACAGCACCGACCTGGACGGGCAGTCCGCGGCCGATGTCCTCACCGCGCTCAAGGGCGAGCCCACCGCGTCCATCGTCAAAACCGGCTCGGGCGACCAGAACACCGAAGTGATCGAGGCGTTCGCGCCTCTCTACAACGTCCTCACGCATGACCTGATGGGTGTGCTGCAGGTCGAGCTGCCGTACGCGCCGATCGCCGCCCAGATGAACGCCGGGCTGCACCAGCTCTACCTCGCGCTCGGCACCGGGCTGCTCATGCTCTACCTGGTGCTGGCCGCGCTGGTCTGGTGGTTCACCCGTGAACTGGCCCGCACCGCAGCCCGGTTCGAGCATCAGGCCCTGCACGACGCCCTCACCGACCTGCCGAACAAGGCTCTGTTCGCCGACCGGATATCGCAGACCGCGACCCTGGTGGAACGTGGCGGGGGCATCCACCTCGGGCCCGGGCGCCGGGGTGGCGGCGCGGCCGTGGTGCTGTTCAACCTGGACGGCTTCCGCGACACCAACGAGGCCATCGGCCCGCTCAACGGTGACGCCGTGCTGACCACGGTGGCCGAGCGCCTGCGCGACACCGTGCGCGCGGTCGACACCGTGGCCGGCCTGGGCGGTGACCTCTACGGGCTGATCCTGGCCGGGGTCGAGAAGCCGGACCAGATCGAGGCCGCCGCCGCGCGCATCAACCGGGCGGTCGAGGAAGACATCGTGCTCGACGACGTCGACGTGCCGATCCGGGTCACCGGCAGCATGGGGGTCGTCTTCATGCCCAGGAACGGCACCAACGCCGAGGTCCTGCTCGACCGGGCCGACGTGGCGCTGCACGTGGCCAAGACCTCGCACAGCAAGCTGGTCTGCTACGACGACGAGCAGAACAACTACGACCCGGACCGGCTCGCGATGATCGGGCAGTTGCGCGCCGGCATCGACAACGACGAACTGCGCCTGCACTACCAGCCCAAGATCGACCAGCCGGGCGGGCGCGTCACCTGCGTCGAGGCCCTGGTGCGCTGGCAGCACCCGGATCGCGGGCTGCTCTCCCCCGACCAGTTCGTGCCGCTCGCCGAGCAGACCGGGCTGATCGACGACCTGACCCGCTGGGTGCTCACCACCGCGCTGCGTCAGCTCACGGTCTGGCGGCGGGTGCGTGACGACCTGACCGTCGCCGTGAACATCTCCGAACGCAGCCTGAACCACCTCGACCTGCCGCAGATGGTGTTCGACGCGCTGAACGAGACCGGGGCCGCCGCGTCGTCCCTGGTCCTCGAGATCACCGAGGGCGCGCTCACTTCCGACCCGGATCGGGCCGGCCTGGTCATGCAGCACCTGTCGGGGGCCGGGGTGCAGCTCAGCCTGGACGACTTCGGCGAGGGCTTCACCAGCCTGAGCACGCTGGCCGAGCTGCCCCTGAACGAGCTGAAGGTCGACCGGATCTTCGTGCAGGACATGCTCAACGGCCCGAACGACGCCGCGATCGTGCGGTCGGTGGTCGAGCTGGGGCACAACCTCAACATGACGGTGGTGGCCGAGGGGGTGGAGAGCGCCGAGATCCTGGCCGCACTGAACGAACTGGGCGTCAACGCGGCGCAGGGGTACTTCTTCACCCCGCCGCTGCCGTCGACGGAGATCATGGACTGGATCTCGGCGAACACCCCGGCGACGATGAACGGGGACGAACCGCCTCCCCAGTAGGGCTCGGGAGTGCCAGGATGGACGTCATGAGTGACGCCGTGCCGGACGCTTCGCCGGAACCCGACCCGTCCGTCGAACCGTCTGCCGACCCGTCCGTCGACCCGGGCGTCCGCATCGGGCACGCCGAGCGGTTCGCCGCGATGAACGCGCTCAAGCACCACTACTCGGCGGGGCGGATCAGCTCGAAGGAGTACGAGGAGCGCTCGCTCACGGTCGAGAAGGCTCAGACCGACGCCGAGACGGCGAGCGTCTTCACCGACCTCCCCCAGCCGCACGCGCTGAACTCGTCCGAGCTCGCCGCCCTCACCGAGACCCAGGCGGGTTCCGAGACGTCCGCGACCGGCGCGTCCCCCGTTGTGCAGACCCTGACCCCCGGCGCCCCGCCGCCGGAACCCGACCCCGCGCCCAACCGCACGCCCAACCGCGGGGTGCTCAGCCTGCCCGAGCCGTACGCGACCACGGTCGTGTCGATCACGCCGATCCTGGCGGTGATCCTGTTCTTCGTCACCCACACGTGGTTGTGGTTCCTGGCCATCCCGATCGTGGCGCTGCTCGTCTATGGGCCGGACGGACGCGAGGGCAGCGGTCCCGAGGCGGCCGAGAGGCGTCGGCGGGAGAAGAATTGAGGACGACGCGGCCGGGTTTGGTTTTCTAGTCAGCTTCGGCGAGCAGGTCAGCTTCGGCGAGCGGGTCAGCTTCGGTGTGCGGCCAGGCGATTGCGGAGTGTGCCCGCGAACGACTCGGCGATACGGAGCTGGCCGCGTAGGGCGTCACAGCGGGCGTCGGCTGCGACCCGGTACATGGCCAGGCGTTCCACGATCTGCTCGTGGTCGTCGGCCCCGGTGTCGTCGAGCTTGTCGAGTACGCCCAGCAGGTCACGCATCTCGTCGAGGCTGAACCCGAGCGGCTTCATGTCCTTGACCAGCTGGAGCCGCGCGACGTCGGCCTCCAGGTAGAGCCGGAACCCGCCCTGGCTCCGCGCCGACGGGGAGATCAGGCCGATCTCCTCGTAGTAGCGGATCGTGCGCAGGGAGAGTCCGACCCGCTCGGCGACCTCGCCGATGTGC
This genomic interval carries:
- a CDS encoding DUF2291 family protein; translation: MLRSARWGAAVAVLALTTACSHVPGVYTIESRSDAQAAANRDVFDPAAYVDGVWDSKVVPALTKATDASVVVAAIGEDPDAAGERYGHRPGVGGPFSYLVKGTGTVTKVDDGSATTPLTVRLEGTDDDVNIGTGQVIAGTALRDAVGFISFSDFSNQLDYADVATQLNDRVRSDVLDHLPTDRKELEGKQITFSGAFSSLVPGTAMIVPVTLEVTP
- a CDS encoding sugar ABC transporter ATP-binding protein, which translates into the protein MSSAILRAESISKNYGGVHALHDVTFEAHQGRVNVLVGENGAGKSTLMKILCGAEQPTSGTILLNGEPVDIGGPRTAMSLGIGIIHQELSLFPNLSIAENLFAGKELKSRGFSDLKTQRPRAHAVLERLGQGHLNPDRLVGELPIGQQQLVEIARVLLEDVRILIMDEPTSALSNHEVEILFTVIGDLLRDDVTIIYISHKLDEFRRIGDHVTVLRDGRLVAHESMEHTDTAWIVRQMVGRDPESLFTRNHSPLGETLLEVDHLTIPGPRRPIVDDVSLRVRAGEVVGIYGLMGAGRTELMEALMGLRATSSGTVTVKGRPEPKATVRARLAAGLALVPEDRQRDGLVQTLSVRDNIVLSIIGRLTRGGLFRRGAQTRAARAKVDELAIKVGDLGLAVTSLSGGNQQKVVLARAMLTDPVVLLLDEPTRGVDVGAKSQIAEEMAGLAEAGFGVLFISSELAEVVAIADRVLVMAAGRLTAEFDADSITEQALVTASSSQSVPDQEVSS
- a CDS encoding ABC transporter permease, which codes for MSDTDVATPVVKPGPAPRRAGRTARLALLLLRGRTVIVLIALMILFGSISGEYLSSGNLILMTKHVAINAILAIGVTFVILTGGIDLSVGSIAGLASMICGGLLFTGLALPGGSTMFLSVGAVILAGVVVGALVGWVNGVLITRFKVAPFIATLGMLYVARGFAQLRSNGGTYPNLAGTPGRGNTGFHVIGVDEWLGIPVAVWIMIAVAVAAIVVTTRTPFGRRVYAVGGNERAAELAGIRTGRIKIAVYMISGACAALAGLLLTSELGAAYPDTATTYELNAIAAAVLGGTALSGGRGTIAGTVLGAFVIGFLADGLVLVGVSTFWQSVVKGAVIIVAVVTEHAQQRLQTSLSERTSS
- a CDS encoding D-ribose ABC transporter substrate-binding protein translates to MTLTVVLALTAACGSDSSSEGDGDTAAAPKSNLIVVITPSPDNVFFKAEQDAAAAKAEELGYETLVLSHDDDPTKQSQEFDTAISRKAAAIILDNAGADVTETAVQKAKDAGIPSFLIDREINSTGIAVAQIVSNNAQGAALGGQEFAELMDGKGEYAELTGKETDTNAGVRSKGYHDILDQFPDLKMVAQQTANWDQAEALAKTQTILQAHPKIKGIIAGNDTMALGAQAALDAAGKDDVVVVGFDGSPDVVDSIEKDAIKATVLQPASQIAEMAVEQADSFIKTGKAAQPEKQSVDCVLVTDENAAKVEDFAVAS
- a CDS encoding DUF3632 domain-containing protein, coding for MSTVPPPLSGYYRALMRSYLLSANPDLAGTVHAFATPIEKGVDSEERLWTAWGEVIRQASTRASDDQTRLVDLVRSLRDRGIRPDPSKPHVIWGQVLWTGLPLLNSQMREAWNWAAPPETSDYTWRNVNGLAARLTVAGIDFSQLGLWTIRSALEETTEVSTVELMAAAEWFKYLSGPLRKWSEADRQFEGPDDPATAPGKLLVEEGFTTSGFSATRLAYWQRRIQQGSTQR
- a CDS encoding 2'-5' RNA ligase family protein, whose product is MPAVQQSALIVPVPEVEPVVGTHRAGLDANAVKGVPAHVTVLYPFLPPAQIDDEVRGTLRDLFATQTPFDVTFTEVRWFGDQVTWLAPQPDLAFRQLTAAVWGHFPETPPYAGEHDGDHPHLTFGHGHPVETLKQAADDVSPQLPVSATIASVHLIAGSDAPDSWRPVEVFTLGNQV
- a CDS encoding matrixin family metalloprotease; protein product: MDHSRTRPVLKVALALTLLALVMVTPMLAFNLTGEKTALGLNYTLRSAQLASGKSTTARWNPCQKAIVWRVNMAGWPASKRPAMLKQIQTSVARVAKVTGMKYRYAGTTTFIPRQENLASAPADIVVAVIDPKKTNFSFSENSLGYGGVLWATWYGSSGEGAAVVRGYAVLIPSGMNKLKPGFGTGNKQGNVVLHELAHAAGLDHVRSKAQQMYPDLTAKSPNGLAPGDVQGLQKIGSKAGCIDVPSRVNITDYN
- a CDS encoding putative bifunctional diguanylate cyclase/phosphodiesterase codes for the protein MTIPMGALWLRLRQWWGLHAGARFFVTLAAISLVPVVALGTVMATQYRTELRDRGVAQGRLQAALISRLITDTQLESVTLKDGVTVRERSRLDRLADTQVDSGVISRFRLRGPDLRIVYSSDGSGLRYGPAVGDSTDLDGQSAADVLTALKGEPTASIVKTGSGDQNTEVIEAFAPLYNVLTHDLMGVLQVELPYAPIAAQMNAGLHQLYLALGTGLLMLYLVLAALVWWFTRELARTAARFEHQALHDALTDLPNKALFADRISQTATLVERGGGIHLGPGRRGGGAAVVLFNLDGFRDTNEAIGPLNGDAVLTTVAERLRDTVRAVDTVAGLGGDLYGLILAGVEKPDQIEAAAARINRAVEEDIVLDDVDVPIRVTGSMGVVFMPRNGTNAEVLLDRADVALHVAKTSHSKLVCYDDEQNNYDPDRLAMIGQLRAGIDNDELRLHYQPKIDQPGGRVTCVEALVRWQHPDRGLLSPDQFVPLAEQTGLIDDLTRWVLTTALRQLTVWRRVRDDLTVAVNISERSLNHLDLPQMVFDALNETGAAASSLVLEITEGALTSDPDRAGLVMQHLSGAGVQLSLDDFGEGFTSLSTLAELPLNELKVDRIFVQDMLNGPNDAAIVRSVVELGHNLNMTVVAEGVESAEILAALNELGVNAAQGYFFTPPLPSTEIMDWISANTPATMNGDEPPPQ
- a CDS encoding DUF1707 SHOCT-like domain-containing protein — translated: MSDAVPDASPEPDPSVEPSADPSVDPGVRIGHAERFAAMNALKHHYSAGRISSKEYEERSLTVEKAQTDAETASVFTDLPQPHALNSSELAALTETQAGSETSATGASPVVQTLTPGAPPPEPDPAPNRTPNRGVLSLPEPYATTVVSITPILAVILFFVTHTWLWFLAIPIVALLVYGPDGREGSGPEAAERRRREKN
- a CDS encoding MerR family transcriptional regulator; protein product: MPEPTMHIGEVAERVGLSLRTIRYYEEIGLISPSARSQGGFRLYLEADVARLQLVKDMKPLGFSLDEMRDLLGVLDKLDDTGADDHEQIVERLAMYRVAADARCDALRGQLRIAESFAGTLRNRLAAHRS